The proteins below are encoded in one region of Apium graveolens cultivar Ventura chromosome 4, ASM990537v1, whole genome shotgun sequence:
- the LOC141720057 gene encoding putative mitochondrial protein AtMg00860 has protein sequence MDLMNRVFKDFLDKFVVVFIDDILIYSKSEREHEEHIRIVLKPLRYAKFSKCKFWLRRVSFLGHVISEEVISVDPAKIEVVMDWERPKTVTEIRSFLGLAGYYRKFIQDFSKIASPLTNLMRKDIKFIWSDECEQSFSELKKRLTSAPVLALPEGTEGF, from the coding sequence atggacttgatgaaccgAGTATTTAAGGATTTCCTGGATAAGTTTGTAGTTGtgtttattgatgacatccttatatACTCTAAAAGTGAGAGGGAACATGAGGAACACATAAGAATAGTGTTAAAACCCCTGAGatatgctaagttttctaagtgcAAATTCTGGTTAAGAAGAGTTAGTTTCCTTGGACATGTAATTTCAGAGGAAGTAATTTCTGTTGATCCTGCAAAGATTGAGGTGGTCATGGattgggaaagaccaaaaacAGTAACTGAAATTCGAAGTTTTCTGGGCCTAGCTGGATATTATAGAAAGTTCATccaagatttctctaagatagCGAGTCCATTGACAAATCTCATGAGAAAGGATATCAAGTTTATTTGGTCCGACGAATGTGAACAAAGTTTCAGTGAATTAAAGAAACGATTGACATCGGCCCCAGTACTTGCGTTGCCAGAAGGAACCGAGGGTTTTTGA